A part of Myxococcales bacterium genomic DNA contains:
- a CDS encoding N-acetylornithine carbamoyltransferase, with the protein MRHFLSTLDWPRAELEQLLSDAATLKEHRKTRARAAGPGPLSGKSVALVFFAPSLRTRTSFEVGVHELGGHAVILEPGKGAWPIEFDDGVTMNGDAEEHVEEVARVLSRYVDLIGVRAFPRFQDWAEDRRDRVIEAFARHATVPVVNMETITHPCQELALMMTLKERLGTTDKKKLTLTWTYHPRPLNTAVANSALLIAAKFGFDVTLLCPTKDFILDERYMTAARGYAREQGRSLEVTHDIDSAYRGADVVYAKSWGALPFFGRWDDERPLREAHRHFIVDAAKMAKTNDAYFSHCLPLRRNVKATDEVVRSPRSLVIDEAENRLHVQKALMARLLGATS; encoded by the coding sequence ATGCGCCACTTCCTCTCGACCCTCGACTGGCCGCGCGCCGAACTCGAGCAGCTCCTCAGCGATGCGGCGACGCTAAAGGAGCATCGCAAGACCAGAGCCCGCGCCGCGGGGCCCGGCCCGCTCAGCGGCAAGAGCGTCGCGCTCGTCTTCTTCGCGCCCTCGCTCCGAACGCGGACGTCCTTCGAGGTCGGCGTGCACGAGCTCGGCGGCCACGCCGTCATCCTCGAGCCCGGGAAGGGCGCGTGGCCCATCGAGTTCGACGACGGCGTCACCATGAACGGCGACGCCGAAGAGCACGTCGAAGAGGTCGCGCGCGTCTTGTCGCGTTACGTCGACCTCATTGGCGTGCGTGCGTTCCCGCGCTTCCAGGACTGGGCGGAGGATCGCCGCGATCGCGTCATCGAGGCCTTCGCTCGCCACGCCACCGTGCCCGTCGTGAACATGGAGACCATCACGCATCCCTGCCAGGAGCTGGCGCTGATGATGACGCTCAAGGAGCGGCTCGGAACGACCGACAAGAAGAAGCTCACGCTCACGTGGACGTACCACCCGCGGCCGCTCAACACCGCGGTGGCAAACTCGGCGCTCCTCATCGCGGCAAAGTTCGGCTTCGACGTGACGCTCCTGTGTCCCACGAAGGACTTCATCCTCGACGAGCGCTACATGACCGCGGCGCGCGGCTACGCCCGCGAACAGGGCCGCAGCCTCGAAGTCACGCACGACATCGACAGCGCATACCGCGGCGCCGACGTCGTCTACGCCAAGAGTTGGGGCGCGCTGCCGTTTTTCGGCCGCTGGGACGATGAGCGTCCGCTCCGCGAGGCCCATCGGCATTTCATCGTCGACGCGGCAAAGATGGCGAAGACCAACGACGCCTATTTCAGTCACTGCTTGCCGCTTCGCCGCAACGTGAAGGCGACTGACGAGGTCGTGCGCTCGCCGCGCTCCTTGGTCATCGACGAGGCGGAGAACCGGCTGCACGTACAGAAGGCGCTGATGGCGCGCCTCTTGGGAGCCACGTCATGA
- a CDS encoding argininosuccinate synthase, with amino-acid sequence MNASLGNNTVVLAFSGGLDTSFCVPYLKERGHDVVTLYVDTGGAAEAERRAIEARALELGAARHVTVDASADVWRDVVVPLVMGGQLYQDQYPLLVSDRYVIVERALALAKSEKTRLFAHGCTGMGNDQVRFDVSVRSLGDFSILAPIRDIQSEHKSVRAYERAFLEKRGFSVPEAQRRYTINENLLGVTLSGSEIDEWCAPSLDTYRLSLPRSAWPHAPLRVKVTFEEGVAVALDGERLAGPALLRALHGLLGAYGVGRGIYTGDTTIGLKGRIVFESPGLTGLLVAHRALEEAVMTREQNGFKPLAAKKWVDLVYRGFFFDPLKADLEALLRSSQRFVSGDVVLETEGGVVHAVAVASPHLLRAKDATYAQSADWGAREAEGFVRLLGQSSELYSRLHAEGAS; translated from the coding sequence ATGAACGCGAGCCTCGGAAACAACACGGTCGTCTTGGCCTTCTCTGGTGGGCTCGATACGAGCTTCTGTGTTCCGTACCTCAAAGAGCGCGGCCACGACGTCGTGACCCTCTACGTCGACACCGGCGGCGCCGCGGAGGCCGAACGTCGCGCCATCGAGGCCCGCGCCCTCGAGCTCGGCGCCGCGCGGCACGTGACCGTCGACGCGTCGGCCGACGTGTGGCGCGACGTGGTGGTGCCTCTCGTGATGGGCGGACAGCTCTACCAAGATCAGTACCCGCTGCTCGTGTCCGATCGGTACGTCATCGTCGAGCGGGCCCTCGCCTTGGCCAAAAGCGAGAAGACTCGCCTCTTCGCCCACGGCTGCACCGGCATGGGCAACGATCAGGTCCGCTTTGACGTATCGGTCCGCTCGCTGGGTGACTTCAGCATCCTCGCGCCCATTCGCGACATTCAGAGCGAGCACAAGAGCGTCCGCGCCTACGAGCGAGCGTTCCTCGAGAAGCGCGGCTTCTCCGTCCCGGAGGCGCAGCGCCGCTACACGATCAACGAGAACCTCCTCGGCGTCACGCTCTCGGGTTCGGAGATCGACGAGTGGTGCGCTCCGTCGCTCGACACCTACCGGCTCTCGCTACCTCGCAGCGCGTGGCCTCACGCTCCGCTCCGCGTGAAGGTGACCTTTGAAGAAGGCGTCGCCGTTGCCCTCGACGGAGAGAGGCTCGCTGGCCCCGCGCTTCTTCGCGCGCTCCACGGTCTCCTCGGCGCCTACGGCGTCGGCAGGGGCATCTACACGGGCGACACGACCATCGGCCTGAAGGGCCGCATCGTCTTCGAGTCACCCGGTCTCACGGGGCTCCTCGTCGCGCATCGCGCCCTCGAAGAGGCCGTCATGACGCGCGAGCAGAACGGCTTCAAGCCGCTCGCCGCGAAAAAGTGGGTCGACCTCGTGTACCGCGGGTTCTTCTTTGATCCGCTCAAGGCCGATCTCGAGGCGCTCCTTCGTAGCTCGCAGCGGTTCGTGAGCGGCGACGTCGTCCTTGAGACGGAGGGCGGCGTCGTGCACGCCGTCGCCGTCGCGAGTCCGCACCTGCTCCGCGCCAAAGACGCGACGTACGCGCAGTCAGCCGATTGGGGCGCGCGCGAGGCGGAGGGGTTCGTGCGCCTGCTCGGCCAGAGCTCGGAGCTCTACTCACGGCTCCACGCGGAAGGCGCCTCGTGA
- a CDS encoding M20/M25/M40 family metallo-hydrolase, whose amino-acid sequence MTEDETLALRHLAALVAVPSTNPPRRVDRIVALLRETLPSGFDARVTDLGDGCVALLAVRGRPSVVFNVHVDTVPVVPGWTHEPFQLTVVGDKAYGLGACDAKGAAASLLAALASWDGPAALLFTTDEEAGQARCARWFASEPRGFSAVIVGEPTGNRVVSSHRGVATARVTFEGSAGHSSERRASANHALVAWAGRALAFAEDAAGRGRDLRLNLGRIEGGEKPNVVAARAEVRFGVRPPPGESPREVMASLLALAPEGATQALSFVGEPLVRRPESADLAARWRVDEGGPVDFWTEAPIFAEAVPALVYGPGSIAQAHSADEFVDVASLGKAVADYRRALATFAELAS is encoded by the coding sequence GTGACAGAGGACGAGACCCTCGCGCTCCGGCACCTGGCTGCCCTCGTCGCCGTGCCCTCGACGAACCCACCGCGCCGCGTTGACCGCATCGTGGCGCTCTTGCGGGAAACGCTGCCGTCGGGCTTCGACGCGCGCGTCACCGACCTCGGTGACGGATGCGTCGCGCTCCTCGCCGTTAGGGGCCGGCCATCGGTCGTCTTCAACGTTCATGTCGACACGGTGCCCGTCGTGCCCGGTTGGACCCACGAGCCGTTTCAGCTCACCGTCGTCGGCGACAAGGCCTACGGCCTCGGCGCCTGCGACGCGAAGGGCGCTGCCGCGTCGCTCCTCGCGGCGTTGGCCTCGTGGGATGGGCCGGCGGCGCTCTTGTTCACGACCGACGAAGAGGCCGGGCAAGCGCGTTGCGCGCGGTGGTTCGCGTCCGAGCCCCGAGGGTTCTCGGCTGTGATCGTCGGCGAGCCGACAGGTAACCGCGTCGTCTCGTCGCATCGCGGCGTGGCGACGGCGCGCGTCACCTTCGAGGGAAGCGCGGGGCATTCATCGGAGCGTCGCGCGAGCGCGAATCATGCACTCGTGGCCTGGGCCGGGCGCGCGCTCGCTTTCGCGGAAGACGCGGCGGGTCGTGGCCGAGACCTGCGGCTTAACCTCGGTCGCATCGAGGGCGGCGAGAAGCCCAACGTGGTGGCCGCGCGCGCCGAGGTACGCTTTGGCGTTCGGCCCCCGCCTGGTGAGAGCCCGCGCGAGGTGATGGCGTCGCTGCTCGCCTTGGCGCCGGAGGGGGCGACTCAGGCGCTCAGCTTCGTGGGCGAGCCGCTGGTACGAAGACCGGAGTCGGCGGACCTCGCGGCTCGCTGGCGGGTCGACGAGGGAGGCCCCGTAGACTTCTGGACCGAGGCACCCATCTTCGCAGAGGCCGTGCCGGCGCTCGTCTACGGACCGGGCTCCATCGCGCAGGCTCATAGCGCCGATGAGTTCGTGGACGTGGCGAGCCTCGGCAAGGCGGTGGCCGACTATCGGCGAGCGCTCGCGACCTTCGCGGAGCTCGCGTCGTGA
- a CDS encoding acetylglutamate kinase, giving the protein MSTTQDVIVTLLTNIGSKKEVEQYLRHYASPSSPKFAVVRVSGQILDENIDSLATTLAFLQRVGLLPVVVHGASPQLDRALVAAGVVAPRVDGLRPMWPEVRDIARRVLYDVSARLVDALESQGTRTRPFTSGVFDAIEESDAKLGAVARVVRVHSAALLSAARSGHLPVITPLAETEGGRLLVVHADGAASALAVDLRPHKVVYLTESGGIREPGGGLRSAINLAEDRDEVFASLSTPDRQRLERIAEMLAELPKTASVSITSPDHLAKELFTHRGAGTLVRLGERVGRHTSFAELDKPRLRALLEECFGKRLHAGYFDSKKPLAVYLAESYRATAILTLEDGVPYLDKFAVTPEAQGEGIGGSLWHRLRADHKKLFWRSRANNPVNDWYAQSADGLFKGDRWWVFFCGMTDFREIESCVKRALQMPATLKEESPEAAAPRSQAQ; this is encoded by the coding sequence GTGAGCACCACGCAAGACGTGATCGTGACCCTGCTCACGAACATCGGCAGCAAGAAGGAGGTCGAGCAATACCTCCGCCACTACGCGAGCCCGAGCTCGCCGAAGTTCGCCGTCGTGCGCGTGAGCGGGCAGATCCTCGACGAGAACATCGACAGCCTCGCGACGACGCTCGCGTTCCTCCAGCGCGTGGGGCTCTTGCCCGTGGTTGTCCACGGCGCGAGCCCTCAGCTGGATCGCGCGCTCGTGGCGGCGGGCGTGGTCGCGCCTCGCGTTGATGGCCTCAGGCCCATGTGGCCCGAGGTTCGCGACATCGCGCGACGCGTGCTCTACGACGTGAGCGCGCGTCTCGTCGACGCGCTTGAGTCGCAAGGTACCCGGACGAGGCCGTTTACCTCGGGCGTCTTCGACGCGATCGAGGAGTCGGATGCCAAGCTCGGTGCTGTTGCGCGCGTCGTGCGCGTGCACTCGGCGGCGTTGCTCTCGGCGGCGCGCAGCGGCCACCTGCCGGTGATCACACCGTTGGCAGAGACGGAGGGCGGCCGCCTCCTCGTGGTGCACGCCGACGGCGCCGCGTCGGCGCTCGCCGTCGACTTGCGGCCCCACAAGGTCGTGTACCTCACCGAGAGCGGCGGCATTCGCGAGCCCGGCGGCGGTCTTCGGTCCGCCATCAACCTCGCCGAGGATCGTGACGAGGTGTTCGCGTCGCTCTCCACGCCGGATCGGCAACGCCTCGAGCGCATCGCCGAAATGCTGGCCGAGCTGCCGAAGACCGCCTCCGTGTCGATAACTTCGCCGGACCACCTGGCGAAGGAGCTCTTCACGCATCGCGGCGCCGGCACGCTGGTCCGGCTCGGCGAGCGCGTGGGGCGCCACACGAGCTTTGCGGAGTTGGACAAGCCGCGGCTGCGCGCCCTCTTGGAGGAGTGTTTCGGCAAACGCCTGCACGCGGGATATTTCGATTCGAAGAAGCCGCTCGCGGTGTACCTGGCCGAGTCCTATCGGGCCACGGCCATCCTCACGCTCGAAGACGGAGTTCCTTACCTCGACAAGTTTGCCGTCACCCCAGAAGCGCAGGGTGAGGGCATCGGCGGGTCTCTATGGCATCGGCTGCGCGCCGATCACAAGAAGCTCTTCTGGCGATCGCGCGCGAACAACCCCGTCAACGACTGGTACGCGCAGAGCGCCGACGGCCTCTTCAAAGGCGATCGCTGGTGGGTCTTCTTTTGCGGCATGACAGACTTTCGCGAGATCGAGAGTTGCGTAAAGCGCGCGCTGCAAATGCCGGCGACGCTCAAGGAGGAGAGCCCTGAGGCCGCGGCGCCGAGGAGCCAGGCGCAATGA
- a CDS encoding N-acetyl-gamma-glutamyl-phosphate reductase, whose product MTSRDTLRVGLVGGRGFVGAELLGLFGARKDISVSWLTSTTAAGRPVAERIAHAPPGLVFSSPNPAERLREPIDVLVLALPNGETGPWLKALAESEGASRILVLDLGADHRGAVDFVYGLPARRRDEIRNARRIANPGCYATAIEIALDPLVPWLEGTAYAFGVSGYSGAGTTPSPRNDPERLRDNVSPYCLVDHVHEREVAHELEHPVRLLPHVAPFFRGISVTLTGSFDRVVTRRDVVDRMGLRWAYEPLVSVKDEAPQVRDIRGRHDVHVGGVEVGRDGRSFSLVATVDNLLGGAATTALRNINLATGRAELEGIAS is encoded by the coding sequence ATGACGTCGCGAGACACGCTACGGGTGGGGCTCGTCGGCGGTCGCGGCTTCGTGGGGGCCGAGCTCTTGGGGCTCTTCGGCGCGCGCAAAGACATCTCCGTTTCGTGGCTTACGTCCACCACGGCGGCAGGACGACCTGTCGCCGAGCGCATCGCTCACGCGCCGCCGGGCCTCGTGTTCTCGTCGCCGAATCCGGCGGAGCGCCTCCGAGAGCCCATCGACGTGCTCGTCTTGGCATTGCCCAATGGTGAAACCGGCCCGTGGCTCAAGGCGCTCGCAGAGAGCGAAGGCGCCTCACGCATCCTCGTCCTCGATCTCGGCGCTGATCATCGTGGCGCCGTCGACTTCGTCTACGGTCTTCCGGCGCGCCGCCGCGACGAGATTAGGAACGCGCGGCGCATCGCGAATCCGGGCTGCTACGCCACGGCCATTGAAATCGCGCTCGACCCGCTTGTCCCATGGCTCGAAGGCACAGCCTACGCCTTCGGTGTCAGCGGCTACTCCGGCGCCGGCACCACGCCATCGCCGCGCAACGATCCGGAGCGCCTGCGCGACAACGTTTCGCCCTATTGCCTGGTGGACCACGTTCACGAGCGCGAGGTGGCCCACGAGCTCGAGCATCCGGTGCGGCTCTTGCCCCACGTAGCGCCGTTCTTTCGCGGCATTTCTGTCACGTTGACGGGGAGCTTCGATCGCGTGGTCACGCGTCGCGACGTCGTCGACCGAATGGGCCTTCGCTGGGCCTACGAGCCTCTCGTGTCCGTGAAGGACGAAGCGCCGCAGGTGCGAGACATTCGCGGTCGGCACGACGTTCACGTCGGCGGCGTTGAGGTAGGGCGCGACGGTCGCTCCTTCTCGCTCGTGGCGACGGTCGACAACCTCTTGGGCGGTGCAGCGACGACGGCCCTTCGCAACATCAACCTCGCCACCGGTCGCGCTGAGTTGGAGGGCATCGCCTCGTGA
- the argH gene encoding argininosuccinate lyase has translation MCGRDLVADETLLPFDLVATTAHVRGLARIGVLSETDCRELVTALTRLVEEVRGGRFVLDARFEDGHSAIEAWLSQELGELGRRVHLGRSRNDQVLVALRLYAKDRLLALRTILARAATTFLRRAAHEGSAVMPGYTHLQRAVPSTVGLWFAGLAEGLVDDIEMVNGALRVVDGCPLGTGAGYGVNLALDREGVARELGFSRVQWNPLAAQNSRGKLELFALGAFEGALLDARRFAWDLSLFSMQEIAFVRLPDRYTTGSSLMPNKRNPDVVELLRAAYGACAGARVDMATTLALPSGYQRDVQRTKGVFVSAVEDALGAMSVMARLAADFEIDAAAMRQAIDAPMFATDRAIELARQGVPFRDVYRTVAAAPPTIATSHMAEESVRSRVSPGACAELRLDAIGARLAALTEPS, from the coding sequence ATGTGCGGCCGCGATCTCGTCGCCGACGAGACCTTGTTGCCGTTCGATCTCGTCGCCACTACGGCGCACGTGCGCGGCTTGGCGCGAATCGGTGTTCTTTCGGAGACCGACTGCCGCGAGCTCGTGACGGCGTTGACGCGCCTCGTCGAGGAGGTCCGTGGGGGACGTTTCGTGCTCGACGCTCGCTTCGAGGACGGCCATTCGGCCATCGAGGCGTGGTTGTCACAGGAGCTAGGCGAGCTGGGGAGGCGCGTGCACCTGGGCCGAAGTCGCAACGATCAGGTGCTCGTGGCTCTGCGGCTCTACGCAAAGGACCGACTGCTTGCCTTGCGGACGATCCTCGCTCGCGCGGCGACGACGTTCCTGCGGCGGGCCGCCCATGAAGGCTCCGCTGTGATGCCGGGCTACACGCATCTCCAGCGGGCCGTTCCGTCGACCGTCGGCCTGTGGTTCGCGGGCCTCGCCGAGGGGCTCGTCGACGACATCGAGATGGTCAACGGCGCGCTCCGTGTCGTCGACGGGTGCCCGCTGGGTACGGGTGCGGGATACGGCGTCAACCTCGCGCTCGATCGCGAAGGCGTCGCACGCGAGCTCGGCTTCTCGCGCGTGCAGTGGAATCCGCTCGCGGCGCAGAACTCGCGCGGGAAGCTCGAGCTGTTCGCGCTCGGGGCCTTCGAAGGTGCGCTCCTCGACGCGCGCCGCTTCGCCTGGGATCTGTCGCTGTTCTCGATGCAAGAGATCGCCTTCGTCCGCTTGCCCGACCGGTACACCACGGGCTCCTCGCTTATGCCCAACAAGCGGAACCCCGACGTCGTCGAGCTCTTGCGTGCGGCCTACGGCGCCTGCGCCGGCGCGCGCGTCGACATGGCGACGACGCTCGCGCTGCCGAGCGGATATCAGCGTGACGTGCAGCGCACGAAGGGCGTTTTCGTGAGCGCCGTCGAGGACGCGCTCGGAGCGATGTCAGTCATGGCGCGCCTCGCGGCGGACTTCGAGATTGACGCGGCCGCCATGAGGCAGGCGATTGACGCGCCGATGTTCGCGACGGATCGTGCCATCGAGCTGGCCCGTCAAGGCGTGCCCTTTCGCGACGTCTATCGGACCGTGGCCGCGGCACCGCCGACCATCGCTACGTCGCACATGGCGGAGGAGAGCGTGCGCTCGCGCGTCTCGCCGGGCGCGTGCGCCGAGCTTCGACTGGACGCCATCGGCGCTCGGCTCGCCGCCCTCACGGAGCCCTCGTGA
- a CDS encoding AAA family ATPase, with translation MTPKNADCFRIALTGGPGGGKTTAADLFRREVGERVVIVPEAATILFGGGFPRAREPAAVRATQEAIFHLQRKLEDVMASIYPGRVLLCDRGTVDGAAYWPAGGPSFFATLGTSLHAELERYDAVLFFESAAVGGIAIEGGNPVRDESLERARELDRALHSLWSQHERFTLVPHASSFLAKIQGAFGHLTRLLGELS, from the coding sequence TTGACCCCGAAGAACGCCGACTGCTTTCGCATCGCCCTCACCGGTGGGCCCGGAGGCGGCAAGACCACGGCGGCGGACTTGTTTCGGCGCGAGGTCGGCGAGCGCGTAGTCATCGTACCTGAGGCCGCGACGATCCTCTTCGGGGGTGGCTTCCCGCGCGCGCGGGAGCCGGCCGCGGTGCGCGCCACCCAGGAGGCCATCTTTCATCTCCAGCGAAAGCTCGAGGACGTCATGGCCTCGATCTACCCGGGGCGCGTCCTCTTGTGCGATCGCGGGACCGTCGACGGCGCAGCCTATTGGCCGGCCGGGGGCCCCTCGTTCTTCGCGACGTTGGGCACGTCGCTCCACGCGGAGCTCGAGCGGTACGACGCGGTTCTCTTCTTCGAGAGCGCCGCCGTAGGCGGCATCGCGATCGAGGGCGGAAATCCCGTTCGCGACGAGTCCCTTGAGCGCGCGCGAGAACTTGATCGAGCCCTGCACTCGCTCTGGTCGCAACACGAGCGCTTCACCTTGGTGCCCCACGCGTCGTCTTTCCTGGCGAAGATTCAAGGCGCCTTCGGTCACCTGACGCGCCTCTTGGGCGAACTCTCCTAA
- a CDS encoding M18 family aminopeptidase translates to MTDAVLSDLLAFLGESPTPYHATFAVAKRLLAAGFQPLHEADDWGALPAGRYHVVHGGSTILAFVVPATRKLAAFRMVGAHTDSPNLRLKPKPEYTKEGYAQLGVEVYGGVLLSTWLDRDLSLAGRVFLKSGDADRVEPRLFRIDRPLLRVPQLAIHLDRDVNDKGLALNRQEHLAPVLGLAEGAEGLTALVARELSVDADRVAQLDLMLYDVTPPVLAGARSEFIFSARLDNLAMCHAATTALVAAAPRAEGGDVVPIVALFDHEEVGSESATGAHSGFLPRLLERIALAMGLDRAATLRALSASTCVSADMAHAVHPNYPDRHEARHKPVLNGGPVIKVNAQQRYATSAETAAMFADLCKKEDVPVQHYAHRTDLPCGSTIGPITSALLGMKTVDVGNPMLSMHSIREMAGARDAERMGRVMARFFA, encoded by the coding sequence ATGACCGACGCCGTCCTCTCGGACCTCCTCGCGTTTCTGGGCGAGTCACCGACGCCCTACCACGCCACCTTCGCGGTCGCGAAGCGCCTCCTGGCGGCGGGCTTTCAGCCGCTCCACGAAGCCGACGATTGGGGCGCGTTGCCGGCGGGTCGCTACCACGTGGTCCACGGCGGCAGCACGATCCTGGCGTTTGTGGTGCCCGCGACGCGCAAGCTCGCGGCCTTTCGAATGGTGGGCGCCCACACCGACAGCCCGAACCTTCGTCTGAAGCCGAAGCCCGAATACACGAAGGAAGGTTACGCGCAGCTCGGTGTCGAAGTTTACGGCGGCGTCCTGCTCTCGACTTGGCTCGACCGCGACCTCTCGCTCGCCGGCCGTGTCTTCCTCAAGAGCGGCGACGCCGATCGCGTCGAGCCCCGCCTCTTCCGCATCGACCGACCGCTGCTCCGCGTTCCACAGCTCGCCATCCACCTCGATCGCGACGTCAACGACAAGGGCCTCGCGCTCAACCGTCAAGAACACTTGGCGCCGGTGCTCGGCCTCGCGGAGGGCGCCGAAGGCCTGACGGCGCTCGTGGCGCGAGAGCTCTCGGTCGATGCCGATCGCGTGGCACAGCTCGACCTCATGCTCTACGACGTGACGCCCCCGGTCTTGGCGGGCGCGCGAAGCGAGTTCATCTTCTCGGCGCGCCTCGACAACCTCGCCATGTGTCACGCGGCGACGACGGCGCTGGTAGCCGCGGCGCCACGCGCCGAGGGCGGCGACGTTGTCCCGATTGTGGCGCTCTTCGACCACGAGGAGGTCGGCAGCGAGAGCGCGACCGGTGCGCACTCGGGATTCCTCCCGCGCTTGCTCGAACGCATCGCCCTCGCCATGGGGCTCGATCGCGCGGCGACGCTGCGCGCGCTATCCGCGTCGACCTGCGTCTCGGCCGACATGGCCCACGCGGTGCACCCCAACTACCCGGACCGCCACGAGGCGCGCCACAAGCCGGTGCTCAACGGCGGCCCCGTCATCAAGGTGAACGCGCAGCAGCGCTACGCCACCTCTGCGGAGACCGCGGCGATGTTCGCGGACCTGTGCAAGAAGGAGGACGTGCCGGTGCAGCACTACGCCCACCGCACCGATCTACCCTGCGGCAGCACCATCGGCCCCATCACCTCAGCACTGCTCGGGATGAAGACCGTTGACGTCGGCAACCCGATGCTGAGCATGCATTCCATTCGCGAAATGGCGGGCGCGCGAGACGCCGAACGAATGGGCCGCGTCATGGCGCGATTTTTCGCGTAG
- a CDS encoding MaoC family dehydratase N-terminal domain-containing protein, with the protein MAKLIDPDRALGHRFLPVAVPYSERDVALYALATGAAEDPSEEGALRRVYEAHEHGQEVLPGFVAVHALNALLDRLVREGSAPGLDYPLARVLHAEQRTEHLAPVAPRGVLSHGGSVSAIFDKGRHAIVVMTVESRDERGVLVARHEIASLVRGGGGFGGPRGDELLDPFPEDREPEVIVEQATHKNQAALFRLLGDANPIHIDRAAVRAFGLPRPILHGMCTLGFALRHVADAVSAGARLASAAVRFADVVFPGETLVTQIARIEDRRVAFRVRAKERNRVVLSHGDVRFEE; encoded by the coding sequence ATGGCCAAGCTCATCGACCCCGACCGCGCCTTGGGGCACCGCTTTCTTCCCGTCGCCGTGCCCTATTCGGAGCGAGACGTCGCGCTCTACGCCCTGGCGACGGGCGCCGCCGAAGATCCGTCGGAGGAAGGCGCCCTTCGTCGCGTCTACGAGGCGCACGAGCACGGCCAAGAGGTGCTCCCAGGATTTGTGGCTGTTCACGCCCTCAACGCTCTCCTCGACCGCCTCGTCCGCGAGGGAAGCGCCCCCGGGCTCGACTATCCGCTCGCGCGCGTCCTCCACGCCGAGCAGCGCACCGAGCACCTCGCCCCGGTCGCTCCCCGCGGCGTGCTCTCGCACGGCGGCTCCGTGTCGGCGATCTTCGACAAGGGGCGTCACGCCATCGTCGTGATGACGGTCGAGTCGCGCGACGAACGAGGCGTGCTCGTGGCACGGCACGAGATCGCTTCGCTCGTGCGCGGCGGTGGCGGTTTTGGGGGCCCGCGCGGCGACGAGCTCCTCGACCCGTTCCCGGAGGATCGCGAACCCGAGGTGATCGTCGAGCAAGCGACCCACAAGAATCAGGCGGCTCTCTTTCGCCTCCTCGGCGATGCCAATCCGATCCACATCGATCGCGCCGCCGTGCGCGCCTTCGGATTGCCGCGCCCGATCTTGCACGGGATGTGCACGCTCGGCTTCGCGCTCCGTCACGTGGCCGATGCGGTGTCCGCGGGGGCGCGCCTGGCGAGCGCCGCGGTGCGCTTTGCGGACGTCGTGTTTCCCGGTGAAACCCTCGTCACGCAGATCGCGCGCATCGAAGACCGACGCGTGGCCTTTCGCGTACGCGCCAAGGAGCGAAATCGGGTCGTCTTGTCCCACGGTGATGTGAGGTTCGAAGAATGA
- a CDS encoding TIGR00730 family Rossman fold protein: MMLRRVCVYCGSSPGVRPAYREAARAFGALLGERGIGLVYGGGRVGLMGAVADGAMAAGGEAIGVIPDFLKQREVDHQGLTELHVVSTMHERKAKMAELSDAFVALPGGVGTLEELFEVWTWTLLGAQAKPVGLLDVDGFYGPLLAAVNHAVTEGFIQPAHRDIAVVSSDAKTLLERLATWSEPQARWMKPSEV; encoded by the coding sequence ATGATGCTTCGTCGTGTGTGCGTGTATTGCGGCTCGAGCCCCGGCGTGCGGCCTGCCTATCGAGAGGCGGCGCGCGCCTTCGGCGCCCTCTTGGGCGAGCGCGGCATCGGACTCGTGTACGGCGGCGGTCGCGTTGGCCTCATGGGCGCCGTGGCCGACGGCGCGATGGCGGCGGGCGGCGAAGCCATCGGCGTCATCCCCGACTTCCTTAAGCAGCGCGAGGTGGATCATCAGGGCCTGACGGAGCTGCACGTCGTCTCCACGATGCACGAGCGGAAGGCGAAGATGGCCGAGCTCTCGGATGCGTTCGTCGCGTTGCCCGGCGGCGTGGGGACGCTCGAAGAGCTCTTCGAGGTCTGGACGTGGACGCTGCTCGGCGCGCAGGCGAAGCCGGTGGGCCTCCTCGACGTCGACGGCTTCTACGGTCCGCTCCTCGCGGCCGTGAACCACGCCGTCACCGAGGGCTTCATTCAGCCGGCCCACCGCGACATCGCCGTGGTCTCCAGCGACGCGAAGACGCTCTTGGAGCGCCTCGCGACTTGGTCGGAGCCGCAGGCGCGCTGGATGAAGCCGTCGGAGGTGTAG